The Paracoccus sp. MA genome contains a region encoding:
- a CDS encoding helix-turn-helix domain-containing protein: MKHNVDVHVGKRIRHRRWMIGMTQQQLAEKVGIKFQQIQKYETGMNRVSASRLWDIAQAVDVPVSFFFEGLEDGHVQNTVEGDILADKEALQLVRAYYAMPEAQRRQIFELARVLSDAA; encoded by the coding sequence ATGAAACATAACGTGGATGTCCATGTCGGAAAGCGGATCCGTCATCGCCGATGGATGATCGGCATGACGCAGCAGCAGCTTGCCGAGAAGGTCGGGATCAAGTTCCAGCAGATCCAGAAATACGAGACCGGGATGAACCGCGTCTCGGCTTCGCGGCTTTGGGACATCGCGCAGGCGGTGGATGTGCCCGTCAGCTTCTTCTTCGAGGGGCTCGAGGACGGCCATGTGCAGAACACGGTCGAGGGCGACATCCTTGCCGACAAGGAGGCGCTGCAGCTGGTCCGCGCCTATTACGCCATGCCCGAGGCCCAGCGGCGCCAGATCTTCGAACTGGCCCGCGTGCTTTCGGACGCGGCCTGA
- a CDS encoding inositol monophosphatase family protein has protein sequence MTSANKTIPVEEAERIVAVAHRLADAARVETLSLFRSPALRPDNKSATGFDPVTEADRASERAMRAILAAERPEDGILGEEYGVQNGQSGLSWVLDPIDGTRAFMAGAPSWGVLIGVSDARGPIYGIVDQPHLDERFEGGLGHARLISRAGTVPLRARQGVALAQATLMTTYPEVGSPAEHAAFSRVAARARLVRHGLDCYAYALLAAGHVDLVIEAGLQPYDVVAPIAVVQAAGGVVTDWQGGPAHGGGTILAAGSQELHAEALTLLKGD, from the coding sequence ATGACAAGCGCGAACAAGACCATTCCCGTCGAGGAGGCTGAGCGGATCGTGGCCGTGGCGCATCGCCTGGCCGATGCCGCGCGCGTCGAGACGCTGAGCCTGTTCCGCAGCCCGGCGCTGCGGCCCGACAACAAATCCGCCACCGGCTTCGACCCGGTGACCGAAGCCGACCGGGCCAGCGAGCGCGCCATGCGCGCCATCCTGGCCGCCGAGCGCCCCGAGGATGGCATCCTGGGCGAGGAATACGGTGTCCAGAACGGACAAAGCGGCCTGAGCTGGGTTCTTGATCCCATCGACGGCACCCGCGCCTTCATGGCGGGGGCGCCGAGCTGGGGCGTGCTGATCGGGGTCAGCGACGCGCGGGGGCCGATCTACGGCATCGTCGATCAGCCGCATCTGGACGAGCGTTTCGAGGGCGGGCTGGGCCATGCCCGGCTGATCTCGCGCGCGGGGACGGTGCCGCTTCGGGCGCGGCAGGGCGTCGCTCTGGCCCAGGCCACGCTGATGACCACCTATCCCGAGGTCGGCAGCCCCGCCGAGCACGCCGCCTTTTCGCGGGTCGCGGCCCGGGCGCGGCTGGTCCGCCACGGGCTGGACTGCTACGCCTATGCGCTGCTTGCCGCCGGCCATGTCGATCTGGTGATCGAGGCGGGGTTGCAGCCCTATGACGTGGTCGCGCCGATAGCGGTGGTGCAGGCGGCGGGCGGCGTGGTGACCGACTGGCAGGGCGGTCCCGCGCATGGCGGCGGCACCATCCTCGCCGCGGGTTCACAGGAATTGCACGCTGAGGCGCTAACGCTTCTGAAGGGCGATTGA
- a CDS encoding Bax inhibitor-1/YccA family protein — translation MQDYNSIRTAGTATRSAAVDEGLRAYMNKVYGLMAVGMLVTAGTAWGMAGLTLSDTPTQWALGNGHYLTEFGKTLYLSPVKWLVMFAPLVMVFAFGAALSRLSVQGATTLFYAFAAVMGISISWIFAAYTSFSIVQTFLITAIAFAGLSLYGYTTKRDLSGMGTFLMMGLIGLIVAMIVNLFLQSSAMQFAISAIGVLIFAGLTAYDTQNIKNTYLQLANSDRDFLGKAAIMGALQLYLDFLNLFMFLLQFLGNRE, via the coding sequence ATGCAAGACTACAATTCGATCCGCACGGCCGGGACCGCGACGCGCTCGGCTGCCGTGGATGAGGGCCTGCGCGCCTATATGAACAAGGTCTATGGCCTGATGGCCGTGGGCATGCTGGTCACCGCCGGCACCGCCTGGGGGATGGCCGGGCTGACCCTGTCCGACACGCCCACGCAATGGGCGCTCGGCAACGGCCATTACCTGACCGAATTCGGCAAGACGCTGTATCTGTCGCCGGTGAAATGGCTGGTGATGTTCGCGCCGCTGGTCATGGTCTTTGCCTTCGGCGCCGCGCTGAGCCGCCTGTCGGTGCAGGGCGCGACGACGCTGTTCTATGCCTTCGCCGCGGTGATGGGCATCTCGATCAGCTGGATCTTCGCCGCCTATACCTCGTTCTCGATCGTGCAGACCTTCCTGATCACCGCGATCGCCTTCGCCGGGCTGTCGCTTTACGGCTACACGACCAAGCGCGACCTGTCGGGGATGGGCACCTTCCTGATGATGGGCCTGATCGGCCTGATCGTCGCCATGATCGTGAACCTGTTCCTGCAGTCCAGCGCCATGCAGTTCGCCATCTCGGCGATCGGCGTGCTGATCTTTGCTGGCCTGACCGCCTATGACACGCAGAACATCAAGAACACCTATCTGCAGCTGGCGAATTCGGACCGCGACTTCCTCGGCAAGGCCGCGATCATGGGCGCGCTGCAGCTCTATCTGGACTTCCTGAACCTGTTCATGTTCCTGCTGCAGTTCCTCGGCAATCGCGAATAA
- a CDS encoding Hint domain-containing protein — MSFKHGGHGHHCGPTGPDCENMIYLGKLPDMDPNEFSPGAEKASSTLGGKSFGSQTDPLARNLVEVSAVDVNRDGVIRTNDGPFGFLSEPIRHDADGDGNVSSYKVDSTFIVKNTAVTFRNPDGSYETLHLPVRIMQDSAGHTFLMPPPKGASAAEVEALTTRPIVSVNFPSKSSNYDLCYDGIFVDRHCFPCFARGTLIETEHGPLPVEELRPGMLVMTRDHGLQPVRWVGSRVVGSRMLETSPNLRPIRISAGALGQGLPGRDLIVSPQHRILVRSKIAQKMFGAAEVLVAAKQLLQIDGIDIAQEIEAVEYFHFLFDRHEIVLSEGAETESLYTGPEALKSVGREAQAEIFALFPELRDRAEDDLPQGARLLASGRMGRKLAVRHAQHHKALVQ; from the coding sequence ATGTCTTTTAAGCATGGCGGCCACGGTCATCATTGCGGCCCGACCGGCCCCGACTGCGAAAACATGATCTATCTCGGCAAGCTGCCCGATATGGATCCCAATGAATTTTCCCCCGGCGCCGAAAAGGCTAGCAGCACCCTTGGCGGCAAGAGCTTCGGCTCGCAGACCGACCCGCTGGCGCGCAACCTGGTCGAGGTCAGCGCCGTCGACGTCAACCGCGACGGCGTCATCCGCACCAATGACGGCCCCTTCGGCTTTCTGTCGGAGCCGATCCGCCATGACGCGGATGGCGACGGCAACGTCTCGAGCTACAAGGTCGATTCGACCTTCATCGTCAAGAACACCGCAGTGACCTTCCGCAACCCGGACGGCAGCTACGAGACGCTGCACCTGCCGGTCCGCATCATGCAGGATTCGGCCGGCCACACCTTCCTGATGCCGCCGCCCAAGGGCGCGTCGGCGGCCGAGGTCGAGGCGCTGACCACCCGGCCCATCGTCTCGGTCAACTTCCCCAGCAAGTCGAGCAATTACGACCTGTGCTATGACGGCATCTTCGTCGACCGGCATTGCTTCCCCTGCTTTGCCCGCGGCACGCTGATCGAGACCGAGCACGGCCCGCTTCCGGTCGAGGAACTGCGGCCCGGCATGCTGGTGATGACCCGCGACCACGGGCTGCAGCCGGTGCGCTGGGTCGGCTCGCGCGTGGTGGGCAGCCGCATGCTGGAGACCAGCCCGAACCTGCGCCCGATCCGCATCTCGGCCGGCGCGCTCGGACAGGGTCTGCCCGGGCGCGACCTGATCGTCTCGCCCCAGCATCGCATCCTGGTGCGCTCGAAGATCGCGCAGAAGATGTTCGGCGCCGCCGAGGTTCTGGTCGCCGCCAAGCAGCTTCTGCAGATCGACGGCATCGACATTGCCCAGGAGATCGAGGCGGTGGAATATTTCCACTTCCTTTTCGACCGGCACGAGATCGTGCTGTCCGAAGGCGCCGAGACCGAGTCGCTTTACACCGGCCCCGAGGCGCTGAAATCCGTCGGCCGCGAGGCCCAGGCCGAGATCTTCGCGCTGTTCCCGGAGCTGCGCGACCGGGCCGAGGACGACCTGCCGCAGGGCGCGCGCCTGCTGGCCTCGGGACGGATGGGCCGCAAGCTGGCGGTGCGCCACGCCCAGCATCACAAGGCCCTGGTGCAGTAA
- a CDS encoding GNAT family N-acetyltransferase, with amino-acid sequence MDGGDLVIRRESPLGGDLALLFQRHTADMHADTPPESIHMLPRAALDTPEIAFFVLREGGVPLGMGAVKRIAADHGEIKSMHVLAEARGRGHSRCMLQALIDHARSEGMARLSLETGVQPTFIAARGLYLRAGFVECPPFGDYRHDPNSVYMTIGLGGSD; translated from the coding sequence ATGGATGGCGGGGATCTGGTGATCAGGCGGGAAAGCCCCTTGGGCGGGGATCTGGCGCTGCTTTTTCAGCGCCATACTGCCGACATGCATGCCGACACGCCGCCGGAATCAATCCACATGCTGCCGCGCGCCGCGCTCGACACGCCCGAGATCGCCTTCTTCGTGCTGCGCGAGGGCGGCGTGCCCCTGGGCATGGGCGCGGTCAAGCGCATCGCCGCCGATCATGGCGAGATCAAGTCCATGCATGTGCTGGCCGAGGCCCGCGGCCGCGGCCATTCCCGCTGTATGCTTCAGGCGCTGATCGACCATGCCCGGTCCGAGGGGATGGCGCGGCTGAGCCTTGAGACCGGGGTGCAGCCGACCTTCATCGCCGCGCGCGGGCTTTACTTGCGGGCGGGTTTCGTCGAATGCCCGCCCTTCGGCGATTACCGGCACGATCCGAACAGCGTCTACATGACGATTGGCCTGGGCGGTTCGGATTGA
- a CDS encoding sulfate/molybdate ABC transporter ATP-binding protein — MSIVIEHMTKSFDGTAVLRGIDLTIESGELVALLGPSGSGKTTLLKIIAGLEWPNSGGLVVHGADWLHLAAQDRRIGFVFQHYALFPHMSVRDNIAFGLTVRPRAQRPGKAVIAAKVDQLLEFLQIAHLGDRYPAQLSGGQRQRVALGRALAIEPTVLLLDEPFGALDAAVRRDLRAWLRDVHDETGSTTIFVTHDQEEAFELADRVVVMGEGRIEQIGNADQIHDHPASPFVARFMGATIELPVVLQAGRAEAQGLDSSRLPRRALPDGPATLFLRPADVTPLADPAGRWQVAHRTSNGALLRLDLTDGTGHFGIDLPRRAPEAQGLVPGARVNLRPEAGTIFPGPRALPPQAAAAEFPRKEKSL; from the coding sequence ATGTCCATCGTCATCGAGCACATGACCAAAAGCTTCGACGGCACCGCGGTGCTGCGCGGCATCGACCTGACCATCGAATCGGGCGAGCTGGTGGCGCTGCTCGGGCCCTCGGGTTCGGGCAAGACCACGCTGCTGAAGATCATCGCCGGGCTGGAATGGCCGAATTCGGGCGGGTTGGTGGTGCATGGCGCGGACTGGCTGCACCTGGCGGCGCAGGACCGCCGCATCGGCTTCGTCTTCCAGCATTACGCGCTGTTCCCGCATATGAGCGTGCGCGACAATATCGCCTTCGGCCTGACCGTGCGCCCGCGCGCCCAGCGGCCGGGCAAGGCGGTCATCGCGGCCAAGGTGGACCAGCTGCTGGAGTTTCTGCAGATCGCGCATCTGGGCGACCGCTACCCGGCGCAGCTTTCGGGCGGGCAGCGCCAGCGCGTCGCGCTTGGCCGGGCGCTGGCCATCGAGCCCACGGTGCTGCTGCTCGACGAGCCTTTCGGTGCGCTGGACGCCGCCGTGCGCCGCGACCTGCGCGCCTGGCTGCGCGATGTCCATGACGAGACCGGCTCGACCACGATCTTCGTCACCCATGACCAGGAGGAAGCCTTCGAGCTGGCCGACCGCGTCGTGGTGATGGGCGAGGGCCGGATCGAGCAGATCGGCAATGCCGACCAGATCCACGACCACCCCGCCAGCCCCTTCGTCGCCCGCTTCATGGGCGCGACCATCGAATTGCCGGTGGTGCTGCAGGCCGGCCGCGCCGAGGCGCAGGGGCTGGACAGCAGCCGCCTGCCGCGCCGCGCCCTGCCCGACGGGCCGGCCACGCTGTTCCTGCGCCCCGCCGACGTGACCCCGCTGGCCGATCCCGCCGGGCGCTGGCAGGTCGCGCACCGCACCAGCAACGGCGCCCTGCTGCGGCTGGACCTGACCGACGGCACCGGTCATTTCGGCATCGACCTGCCCCGCCGCGCGCCCGAGGCGCAGGGCCTCGTCCCCGGCGCCCGCGTCAACCTGCGCCCCGAGGCGGGCACGATCTTTCCCGGCCCCCGCGCCCTGCCGCCGCAGGCCGCCGCCGCCGAATTCCCCCGCAAGGAGAAAAGCCTATGA
- a CDS encoding NADPH:quinone oxidoreductase family protein has translation MQTTWKMMQIKEMSGSPVAGELALAQPAPGEVLVRLRAAALNFADLLMTRGRYQETPPLPFIPGLEGAGEVLAAGPGVALAPGTRVVVQSQGTMAEANLFPAECCHPIPDAMRYEEAAGFLIAYGTSHFALTLRAGLRPGETLAVLGAAGGVGLTAVEIGAALGARVIAVARGAEKLAVARAAGAAECIDSDTCPDLRAALRDLGGVDVVYDPVGDAPGEAAFGALRPGGRFLVIGFAGGKPPALPLNHALVKNIAVHGFYWGGYRKLDPALLRQDIAALFALYSAGRLRPHVGATLPLERLAEGYELLESRRSTGKVIVSI, from the coding sequence ATGCAGACGACCTGGAAAATGATGCAAATCAAGGAAATGTCCGGCTCTCCCGTAGCGGGTGAACTGGCGCTGGCCCAGCCCGCCCCCGGCGAGGTGCTGGTCAGGCTGCGGGCGGCTGCGCTGAATTTCGCCGATCTGCTGATGACCCGGGGGCGCTATCAGGAAACCCCGCCCCTGCCCTTCATTCCCGGGCTGGAGGGCGCGGGCGAGGTGCTGGCCGCCGGCCCCGGCGTGGCGCTGGCGCCGGGCACGCGCGTCGTGGTCCAAAGCCAGGGCACCATGGCCGAGGCCAACCTGTTTCCCGCCGAGTGCTGCCACCCGATTCCCGATGCGATGCGCTATGAGGAGGCGGCCGGTTTCCTGATCGCCTACGGCACCAGCCATTTCGCGCTGACGCTGCGCGCCGGACTGCGCCCCGGCGAGACGCTGGCGGTCCTGGGCGCGGCGGGCGGCGTCGGGCTGACGGCGGTCGAGATCGGGGCCGCGCTCGGCGCGCGGGTGATCGCCGTGGCGCGCGGCGCCGAAAAGCTGGCGGTGGCGCGGGCGGCGGGGGCCGCGGAATGCATCGACAGCGACACCTGCCCCGACCTGCGCGCCGCGCTGCGCGATCTGGGCGGCGTCGACGTGGTCTACGACCCGGTGGGCGACGCGCCGGGCGAGGCCGCCTTCGGCGCCCTGCGCCCCGGCGGGCGTTTCCTGGTCATCGGCTTTGCCGGCGGCAAGCCCCCGGCCCTGCCGCTGAACCATGCCCTGGTCAAGAACATCGCCGTCCACGGCTTCTATTGGGGCGGCTATCGCAAGCTCGACCCCGCGCTGCTGCGCCAGGACATCGCCGCGCTCTTCGCGCTCTACAGTGCCGGCCGCCTGCGGCCGCATGTCGGCGCGACCCTGCCGCTGGAACGGCTGGCCGAGGGGTATGAACTGCTGGAAAGCCGGCGTTCGACGGGCAAGGTGATCGTTAGCATCTGA